One segment of Engraulis encrasicolus isolate BLACKSEA-1 chromosome 7, IST_EnEncr_1.0, whole genome shotgun sequence DNA contains the following:
- the LOC134452010 gene encoding zinc finger protein 397-like, which translates to MDVFRCVRSLTELQGQLQRAIAMQERIQNDLLAHLLRPEQTTPTPPNGYGTSEDIEACFAALEGAACANNIPPSEWTKQIMNIVGMKMTDDGLKPSQQDNEYELLKDHLCSQARMAEEQWQVSFTLASFDSVKGPRELGQGLDQAARRWLKPARRSAEDVVGLVALHKFVDLLPTAARDWVMQRRPKDMEQAIGLAEQFLETTSKEWCMETDKEVTKEQNTAESPETRCAPEIRVSQAVSLAGKENHTTARMVAAKDETTLVFCQSVSFNVNAEAAGEVGRVVEKEEEQAGNEPEGLTTTVKQEPMEEEYYGTGAVADSSSIQGGHTEEPSSPHAQHIASSPQGQSSSTMTFRRRPPAKRPSTSKVKKVSSMRVKEAVATTAMKDHSCSDCGKIFTTSFLLNRHRNACHPLFACQICEATFISKTLLLQHGRIHSKVHRCPHCDKMFRDRHCLRTHLIVHNGERPYRCPAPDCGATFQVKDALMQHRNTHTGDRPFVCDECGKAFSHRPGLSRHRQFHSDLRPHLCTLCGKTFKIKDILRRHQQQVHAKRR; encoded by the exons ATGGACGTGTTTCGCTGTGTGAGGTCCCTCACAGAGCTCCAGGGTCAACTTCAGAGAGCCATTGCAATGCAGGAGAGGATTCAGAATGATCTGCTGGCCCATCTATTACGCCCTGAACAAACCACGCCAACCCCTCCAAACGGCTATGGAACCAGTGAAGATATTGAGGCATGCTTTGCTGCACTTGAGGGTGCTGCCTGTGCCAACAACATCCCTCCGTCGGAATGGACCAAACAGATCATGAACATTGTGGGTATGAAAATGACTGATGATGGGCTCAAGCCCTCACAGCAGGATAACGAGTATGAGCTCCTTAAAGACCATTTGTGCAGTCAAGCAAGAATGGCTGAGGAGCAGTGGCAAGTTAGCTTCACGTTGGCCAGTTTTGACTCTGTTAAGGGGCCCAGGGAGTTGGGTCAAGGGCTGGACCAAGCAGCCAGACGCTGGCTGAAACCAGCGAGGAGAAGTGCAGAGGATGTGGTGGGCCTCGTAGCCCTGCACAAGTTTGTGGACCTCCTGCCCACTGCTGCAAGGGACTGGGTGATGCAGCGTCGACCCAAAGACATGGAGCAGGCGATTGGTCTCGCCGAGCAGTTCCTCGAAACCACTAGCAAGGAGTGGTGTATGGAAACTGACAAGGAGGTGACCAAGGAACAGAACACGGCAGAATCACCTGAAACCAGATGTGCACCAGAGATTAG AGTGAGTCAAGCCGTTTCTTTGGCGGGAAAGGAGAACCACACAACAGCACGGATGGTGGCAGCGAAGGATGAAACAACATTAGTGTTCTGCCAGTCTGTCTCCTTCAACGTGAATGCAGAGGCAGCGGGGGAGGTTGGCCGcgtggtggagaaggaggaagagcaaGCAGGGAACGAGCCAGAGGGATTGACCACAACGGTCAAGCAGGAGCCAATGGAGGAGGAGTACTATGGTACAGGAGCTGTGGCAGACTCCTCTTCCATACAAGGAGGACACACTGAGGAACCGAGCAGTCCTCATGCCCAACATATTGCCTCGTCCCCTCAAG GCCAGTCATCATCTACAATGACCTTTAGAAGAAGACCACCAGCGAAGAGGCCTTCCACCAGCAAAGTAAAGAAAGTCTCCTCTATGCGTGTGAAAGAAGCAGTGGCCACTACAGCCATGAAGGACCATTCATGCTCTGACTGTGGAAAGATATTCACCACGTCGTTCCTCTTGAACAGACACAGGAATGCCTGCCATCCGCTGTTCGCTTGCCAGATATGCGAGGCGACCTTCATCTCCAAGACTCTGCTGCTCCAACACGGCCGCATCCACAGCAAGGTCCACAGATGTCCCCACTGTGACAAGATGTTCCGGGACAGGCATTGTCTGCGCACACACTTGATCGTACACAACGGGGAGCGTCCGTACCGGTGCCCGGCCCCGGACTGTGGGGCCACTTTCCAAGTGAAGGATGCGCTTATGCAGCACCGCAATACCCACACGGGCGACAGGCCATTCGTGTGCGATGAGTGTGGCAAGGCCTTCAGCCACCGCCCTGGCCTTAGCCGACACCGGCAGTTCCACTCGGACCTCAGGCCGCACCTCTGCACTCTGTGTGGGAAGACCTTCAAGATCAAAGACATCCTGAGGAGGCACCAGCAACAGGTGCATGCGAAGAGAAGATGA
- the LOC134451727 gene encoding uncharacterized protein LOC134451727, protein MESLPPKTTAGKAQVKCRHDNPAVHHGGSPTPEPSALEPSSEATASAPQPPPPQLTSAALLPAPQPQVAPQPEAPHPISLTLKCQPQAAPQPEAPHPVPLAPKCQPQVAPQPEAPHPVPLAPKCQPQVAPQPEAPHPVPLASKCQPQVAPQTEAPHPVPLAPEAQHPVPLAPKCQPQVGPQPEAPHPVPLAPKPQLAAQHQAARRPIPIAPKPQVVTPQVVTLQPEPPNPFLPPNPSLLTPKRGRPKASLPRPLHPVPIAPKPQLAAQHQAAPRPVLLLPKPQAAPQSALISPPPEVVAVSHDLTSTCSSIRVYRSLGFSGPEGGVIQQCKHTSCKESQQLSSFI, encoded by the exons ATGGAGAGTTTGCCACCAAAGACTACTGCTGGCAAGGCCCAGGTGAAATGCAGACATGACAACCCTGCCGTGCATCATGGGGGAAGTCCTACACCTGAACCATCAGCCCTTGAACCATCTTCAGAGGCAACAGCATCAGCTCCCCAACCTCCTCCTCCGCAGTTGACCAGTGCTGCCCTGCTGCCAGCTCCTCAGCCCCAGGTTGCACCCCAACCCGAGGCACCGCATCCAATCTCGctcacactcaaatgccagcCCCAGGCCGCACCCCAACCCGAGGCACCGCATCCGGTCCCACTCGCACCCAAGTGCCAGCCCCAGGTCGCACCCCAACCCGAGGCACCGCATCCGGTCCCACTCGCACCCAAGTGCCAGCCCCAGGTCGCACCCCAACCCGAGGCACCGCATCCGGTCCCACTGGCATCCAAGTGCCAGCCCCAGGTCGCACCCCAAACCGAGGCACCGCATCCGGTCCCACTCGCACCCGAGGCACAGCATCCGGTCCCACTCGCACCCAAGTGCCAGCCCCAGGTGGGACCCCAACCCGAGGCACCGCATCCGGTCCCACTCGCACCCAAGCCGCAGCTTGCAGCCCAACATCAGGCAGCGCGGCGTCCAATCCCCATTGCGCCCAAACCTCAGGTCGTCACACCCCAGGTTGTCACACTCCAGCCCGAGCCACCGAATCCATTCCTGCCACCGAATCCATCCCTGCTCACACCCAAGCGCGGCCGACCTAAGGCCTCACTTCCTCGTCCGCTGCATCCTGTTCCGATTGCGCCCAAACCTCAGCTTGCAGCCCAACATCAGGCAGCACCGCGGCCAGTCCTGCTCCTACCCAAGCCTCAGGCTGCACCCCAATCAGCCCTCATTTCACCTCCGCCTGAGGTG GTCGCAGTGTCACATGACCTGACATCGACGTGTAGTTCTATCCGCGTGTATCGGAGTCTGGGCTTCAGCGGCCCAGAGGGAGGTGTCATCCAGCAGTGCAAACACACAAGCTGCAAGGAATCACAACAGCTTTCCAGCTTCATCTAA